The following coding sequences lie in one Phycicoccus duodecadis genomic window:
- a CDS encoding LysR family transcriptional regulator produces the protein MLDPHRLTVFRSVVASGGVQAAADNLGMTSSAVSQHLAALQRETGLTLFQRAGRGIVPTEAALVLDAQSDAPLGEWSRLDQVVGDLRDGRSGRLTIGYFASAGSAWMPTLVRRLSSEYPDLVLELVLNEFEQRGPRPDIDLVIDPPDTPPPAGHRRVRLTEDPFVVVVPRDHPLAGAGEVALTDLRGETWVSNDLPGAVCHRIVVAACAAVGLRPRFSVQAQDHHTAIGFVAAGVGISVMPGLAARGLPGSVVRLAIAPPAPVRHLAAVVRQLGASTAPAERAVQLLQDLIAHPSARRR, from the coding sequence ATGCTCGATCCGCACCGTCTCACCGTCTTCCGCTCCGTGGTCGCGAGCGGCGGCGTCCAGGCCGCAGCCGACAACCTCGGGATGACCTCCTCGGCCGTCAGCCAGCACCTCGCCGCCCTCCAGCGCGAGACCGGGCTGACCCTCTTCCAGCGAGCCGGGCGGGGCATCGTCCCCACCGAGGCGGCCCTGGTCCTGGATGCGCAGAGCGACGCCCCGCTCGGCGAGTGGAGCCGCCTCGACCAGGTGGTCGGCGACCTGCGCGACGGCCGGTCGGGGCGCCTGACCATCGGCTACTTCGCCTCGGCCGGCTCCGCCTGGATGCCCACGCTGGTGCGCCGCCTCTCGTCGGAGTACCCCGACCTGGTGCTCGAGCTGGTGCTCAACGAGTTCGAGCAGCGCGGCCCGCGACCCGACATCGACCTCGTCATCGACCCGCCCGACACCCCGCCGCCGGCCGGGCACCGCCGCGTCCGCCTCACCGAGGACCCGTTCGTCGTCGTCGTGCCGCGCGACCACCCGCTGGCCGGCGCGGGCGAGGTCGCGCTCACCGACCTGCGCGGTGAGACCTGGGTGAGCAACGACCTGCCGGGGGCCGTCTGCCACCGCATCGTGGTCGCCGCCTGCGCCGCCGTCGGGCTGCGCCCCCGGTTCAGCGTGCAGGCCCAGGACCACCACACCGCCATCGGGTTCGTGGCCGCGGGGGTCGGCATCTCGGTGATGCCGGGGCTGGCCGCGCGCGGGCTGCCGGGCTCGGTGGTACGACTCGCCATCGCCCCGCCGGCCCCGGTGCGCCACCTCGCCGCGGTCGTGCGTCAGCTGGGGGCGTCGACCGCCCCGGCGGAGCGGGCGGTGCAGCTGCTCCAGGACCTCATCGCCCACCCGAGCGCGCGCCGCCGCTGA
- a CDS encoding LacI family DNA-binding transcriptional regulator has product MARAAGVGRGTASRVLNGSPHVSLAARSAVLASVRDLSYVPNAAARALVRRRTDAVALVVTESDERVFGEPYFAAAVRGIGARLGEAGFQLVLVMARPGGDEGAAQTAQSFLTDRHVDGVLLLSLHADDPLPELLEARGVPTVCGGSPATTRPRTVVDADNLGGGRSAVQHLVATGRRRLAVLAGPQDMSSGRDRLAGALDAAAEAGHPRHAVALAYGDYSEESGRRAMAEVLAAGPSPDGVFAASDLMAVGALRALRDAGLSAPHDVGLVGFDDSPVCRHTDPELTSVHQPVARMGRVMADVLLARIAGDEVPTQTVLPTRLVVRGSA; this is encoded by the coding sequence GTGGCGCGGGCCGCCGGGGTGGGGCGGGGCACCGCCTCCCGCGTGCTCAACGGCTCACCGCACGTGAGCCTCGCCGCCCGCAGCGCCGTCCTGGCCTCGGTGCGCGACCTCTCCTACGTCCCGAACGCCGCGGCCCGGGCCCTGGTCCGCCGCCGCACCGACGCCGTCGCGCTGGTCGTCACCGAGTCCGACGAGCGCGTCTTCGGCGAGCCCTACTTCGCCGCCGCGGTGCGCGGCATCGGGGCACGGCTGGGGGAGGCCGGCTTCCAGCTGGTGCTGGTGATGGCGCGCCCGGGGGGCGACGAGGGGGCGGCGCAGACGGCACAGTCCTTCCTGACCGACCGGCACGTGGACGGTGTCCTCCTGCTGTCGCTGCATGCCGACGACCCACTGCCCGAGCTCCTCGAGGCGCGTGGCGTCCCCACGGTCTGCGGCGGCAGCCCGGCCACCACCCGCCCGCGCACCGTGGTGGACGCCGACAACCTGGGCGGGGGGCGCAGCGCCGTGCAGCACCTGGTCGCCACCGGCCGCCGGCGGCTGGCCGTGCTGGCCGGGCCGCAGGACATGTCCTCGGGGCGCGACCGCCTGGCCGGTGCGCTCGACGCCGCGGCCGAGGCGGGCCATCCCCGCCACGCCGTGGCGCTGGCCTACGGTGACTACTCGGAGGAGAGCGGGCGTCGCGCCATGGCCGAGGTGCTGGCGGCCGGGCCGTCCCCCGACGGGGTGTTCGCGGCCTCCGACCTGATGGCCGTGGGCGCCCTCCGGGCGCTGCGCGACGCCGGGCTGAGCGCGCCCCACGACGTCGGGCTGGTCGGGTTCGACGACTCGCCCGTGTGCCGCCACACCGACCCCGAGCTCACCAGCGTGCACCAGCCCGTGGCCCGGATGGGGCGGGTCATGGCCGACGTGCTTCTGGCCCGCATCGCCGGCGACGAGGTGCCCACCCAGACCGTGCTCCCCACCCGGCTCGTCGTGCGGGGCTCGGCCTAG
- a CDS encoding MMPL family transporter translates to MSTALYRLGRWCAAHAWPVIAAWLVVLAAAGTLAGTVGKPLTNEITMPGTAFEKVLTQLGDEIPAAAGGFGRVVLRSDSGAFTEQQKAAVAEVLKTWGTLPHVESTVDPFAAQQRIDASASSLAASKAQLEQGRTQLAAGRQQLEAARSQLSAGEASLAQLKAAAPSDPRIPAIEAQVAQGRAQVSAGEQKLAQSQARLDAGQAQYEDGLAVAEASKGTRLVSEDGRYAVVQVQFDTNAQSVPTDDRARIPATGDPVLKAAGITPSYSVEITQDIALVGPGEILGLSVAVLVLVVVLGSLIAAGLPLLVALLGVGVGLGGAMAMTSLVELNNTTPALALMLGLAVGIDYALFIVNRHRANILGGMPLRDSIPRAVATAGSAVTFAGTTVVIALAALVLSGIPILAQMGLVAAATVAVTVLVAVTISPAVLRLMGTRVVSRRGWRRAGFATPGDVSGRTTSGHAATEEHGGWHVAAVTRHPWLTLLGVVGIVAVVALPTRSMFLGLPDGGSEPSGSSAYTAYTTIADEFGPGMNGPVVAVATLPDASGPRTDAEVLHAQAVVATAFSDLPSVSSVVPFGVSKDTSTLAFQIVPTSGPASEETRTTLDDIRSTADRLDRQEGISVGLTGQTVANIEISDRLAGALPGYLAVVVGMSLVILLLVFRSVVVPLIATGGFLLSVAAAFGATVAVHQWGWLGEYLGVSQPGPLLSFMPIILIGVLFGLAMDYQMFLVSGMHEARAHGEDSRSAVRTGFVHGARVVSAAAVIMTSVFLGFAYSHLVMVRPIGFGLAVGVLVDAFLVRMTLTPAVMHLLGDRAWWIPRWLDRLLPDLDVEGLKLTERLEAGHFDGPEHAAGADHGSDGSSRTAPDPAPVSGGARSGGR, encoded by the coding sequence ATGTCCACCGCCCTGTACCGCCTCGGCCGCTGGTGCGCCGCCCACGCGTGGCCCGTCATCGCCGCGTGGCTCGTCGTGCTGGCCGCCGCCGGCACTCTCGCCGGCACCGTCGGCAAGCCCCTGACCAACGAGATCACGATGCCGGGGACCGCGTTCGAGAAGGTCCTCACGCAGCTCGGCGACGAGATCCCCGCCGCGGCCGGCGGCTTCGGCCGCGTCGTGCTCCGCAGCGACTCCGGCGCGTTCACCGAGCAGCAGAAGGCCGCGGTGGCCGAGGTGCTGAAGACGTGGGGCACCCTCCCCCACGTCGAGAGCACCGTCGACCCCTTCGCCGCACAGCAGCGGATCGACGCCTCCGCCTCGTCGCTGGCCGCCTCGAAGGCCCAGCTCGAGCAGGGACGCACCCAGCTCGCCGCCGGTCGCCAGCAGCTCGAGGCCGCCCGGTCCCAGCTCAGTGCCGGCGAGGCCTCCCTCGCGCAGCTGAAGGCCGCCGCCCCGTCCGACCCCCGCATCCCGGCCATCGAGGCGCAGGTGGCGCAGGGCCGCGCCCAGGTCTCCGCCGGGGAGCAGAAGCTCGCACAGTCCCAGGCGCGCCTGGACGCCGGGCAGGCCCAGTACGAGGACGGGCTGGCCGTCGCCGAGGCCTCGAAGGGCACCCGCCTGGTCAGCGAGGACGGTCGCTACGCCGTCGTGCAGGTCCAGTTCGACACCAACGCCCAGTCCGTGCCCACCGACGACCGCGCCCGCATCCCCGCGACCGGCGACCCCGTCCTGAAGGCCGCCGGCATCACCCCCTCGTACAGCGTCGAGATCACCCAGGACATCGCCCTGGTCGGCCCCGGCGAGATCCTCGGCCTCTCCGTCGCCGTCCTCGTGCTGGTCGTCGTGCTCGGCAGCCTGATCGCGGCCGGCCTCCCGCTGCTCGTCGCGCTGCTCGGCGTCGGCGTCGGGCTGGGCGGGGCGATGGCGATGACCTCGCTGGTCGAGCTCAACAACACCACGCCCGCCCTCGCGCTCATGCTCGGCCTGGCCGTCGGCATCGACTACGCGCTGTTCATCGTCAACCGGCACCGCGCCAACATCCTCGGCGGCATGCCCCTGCGCGACTCCATCCCCCGCGCGGTCGCCACGGCGGGCAGCGCGGTCACCTTCGCCGGCACGACGGTCGTCATCGCCCTGGCCGCGCTGGTGCTGTCGGGCATCCCGATCCTGGCGCAGATGGGGCTGGTCGCGGCCGCCACGGTGGCCGTCACCGTCCTCGTCGCCGTCACCATCTCGCCGGCCGTGCTGCGGCTGATGGGCACCCGCGTCGTCTCGCGTCGTGGCTGGCGCCGGGCCGGCTTCGCGACGCCGGGCGACGTCTCAGGCCGCACCACCTCGGGGCACGCCGCCACCGAGGAGCACGGAGGGTGGCACGTCGCCGCAGTCACCCGGCACCCGTGGCTCACCCTGCTCGGGGTCGTCGGCATCGTGGCGGTCGTCGCGCTGCCCACCCGCTCGATGTTCCTCGGCCTGCCCGACGGCGGCAGCGAGCCCAGCGGCTCGTCCGCCTACACCGCGTACACGACCATCGCCGACGAGTTCGGGCCGGGGATGAACGGGCCGGTCGTGGCCGTGGCCACCCTGCCGGACGCGTCGGGCCCCCGTACCGACGCCGAGGTGCTGCACGCCCAGGCGGTCGTCGCGACCGCGTTCAGCGACCTGCCGTCGGTGAGCAGCGTCGTCCCGTTCGGCGTCAGCAAGGACACCAGCACGCTGGCGTTCCAGATCGTGCCCACCAGTGGCCCGGCCTCGGAGGAGACCCGCACCACCCTCGACGACATCCGCTCCACCGCCGACCGGCTCGACCGCCAGGAGGGCATCTCGGTCGGCCTCACCGGCCAGACGGTGGCCAACATCGAGATCTCCGACCGGCTGGCGGGGGCCCTGCCGGGCTACCTCGCGGTCGTGGTCGGGATGTCGCTGGTCATCCTGCTGCTGGTCTTCCGGTCGGTGGTCGTGCCGCTGATCGCCACCGGCGGGTTCCTGCTGTCGGTCGCCGCGGCCTTCGGCGCCACCGTGGCCGTGCACCAGTGGGGCTGGCTCGGCGAGTACCTCGGGGTGAGCCAGCCCGGGCCGCTGCTGTCGTTCATGCCGATCATCCTCATCGGGGTGCTCTTCGGCCTGGCCATGGACTACCAGATGTTCCTCGTCTCCGGCATGCATGAGGCCCGCGCCCACGGCGAGGACTCGCGCAGCGCCGTGCGCACCGGGTTCGTCCACGGGGCCCGGGTGGTCTCGGCGGCGGCGGTCATCATGACGTCGGTGTTCCTCGGCTTCGCCTACAGCCACCTCGTGATGGTGCGGCCGATCGGCTTCGGGCTCGCGGTCGGCGTGCTGGTCGACGCCTTCCTGGTGCGGATGACGCTGACGCCGGCCGTGATGCACCTGCTCGGCGACCGGGCCTGGTGGATCCCGCGCTGGCTCGACCGGCTGCTGCCCGACCTCGACGTGGAGGGGCTGAAGCTGACCGAGCGGCTCGAGGCCGGGCACTTCGACGGGCCCGAGCACGCTGCGGGCGCCGACCACGGTTCCGACGGTTCTTCCCGCACCGCGCCCGACCCCGCGCCCGTCAGCGGCGGCGCGCGCTCGGGTGGGCGATGA
- a CDS encoding TetR/AcrR family transcriptional regulator translates to MSRRPSCVVPTLRDRKREETRRAIAGAAYAIVRDAGVAAVTADAVAERAGVSRRTFFNYFPSVESVLTASVTDFFAALSERLDQRPPDEDVLDSVISVVDDPGDLSLVERIGVLAAAGETSAHAKGLILAEFHTWLDWFEEWLRGRVGPGISEVHLATLAAAILGSGEAAIRVWSRAVVAGQRPPAFPAVLAESLGHLRTGLLDGTPTRSS, encoded by the coding sequence ATGAGCCGCCGCCCGAGCTGCGTGGTCCCCACGCTGCGTGACCGCAAGCGCGAGGAGACCCGCCGCGCCATCGCCGGGGCCGCCTACGCGATCGTGCGCGACGCCGGCGTCGCCGCCGTCACCGCCGACGCCGTGGCCGAGCGCGCCGGCGTCTCGCGCCGCACCTTCTTCAACTACTTCCCCTCGGTCGAGTCGGTGCTCACCGCCAGCGTCACCGACTTCTTCGCCGCCCTGAGCGAGCGGCTCGACCAGCGCCCCCCCGACGAGGACGTCCTCGACAGCGTCATCTCCGTCGTCGACGACCCGGGCGACCTCTCCCTCGTCGAGCGGATCGGCGTCCTCGCCGCGGCCGGCGAGACGTCCGCGCACGCCAAGGGCCTGATCCTGGCCGAGTTCCACACCTGGCTCGACTGGTTCGAGGAGTGGCTGCGCGGCCGCGTCGGCCCCGGGATCAGCGAGGTCCACCTCGCCACCCTGGCCGCGGCCATCCTCGGCAGCGGCGAGGCCGCCATCCGCGTCTGGTCCCGCGCCGTGGTCGCCGGCCAGCGCCCGCCCGCGTTTCCCGCCGTCCTCGCCGAGTCGCTGGGGCACCTGCGCACCGGCCTGCTCGACGGTACCCCCACCCGTAGCTCCTGA